The Malus sylvestris chromosome 12, drMalSylv7.2, whole genome shotgun sequence genome contains a region encoding:
- the LOC126593213 gene encoding phytochrome A-2-like, with protein sequence MSSSRPSNSSSNPGRSRHSSRIIAQTTVDAKIHADFEESGGSFDYSNSVRVGSSVGGDQQPRSDKVTTAYLHNIQKGKTIQPFGCLLALDEKTFKVIAYSANAPEMLTTVNHAVPSVGESPVLGIGTDIRTIFTAPSASALHKALGFGEVSLLNPILVHCKTSGKPFYAITHRVTGSLIIDFEPVKPYEVPMTAAGALQSYKLAAKAIARLQSLPSGSMERLCDTMVQEVFELTGYDRVMTYKFHDDDHGEVVSELTKPGLEPYLGLHYPSTDIPQAARFLFMKNKVRMIVDCRAKLVKVFQDEKLPLDLTLCGSTLRAPHSCHLEYMKNMNSIASLVMAVVVNEGDDEVRDPDSVPPQKRKRLWGLVVCHNTSPRFVAFPLRYACEFLTQVFAIHVNKEIEMEDQMVEKNILRTQTLLCDMLLRDAPLGIMSQSPNVMDLVKCDGAALLYKNKVWRLGMTPSDFQLHDIASWLSEYHMDSTGLSTDSLYDAGFPGALALGDVVCGMAAVWITSKDVLFWLRSHTAAEIRWGGAKHETGEKDDGSKMHPRSSFKAFLEVVKTRSLPWKDYEMDAIHSLQLILRNAFKDVETTLEANTKAINVRLSDLKLEGMEELEAVTSEMVRLIETATVPILAVDVDGLVNGWNTKINELTGLPVDEAIGKHLLTLVEDSSTSVVKKMLDSALHGKEEQNIQFEIKTHGSRADLGPISLVVNACASRDIRENVVGVCFVAQDITGQKNVMDKFTRIEGDYKAIVQNPSPLIPPIFGTDEFGWCSEWNSAMTKLTGWKREEVMDKMLLGEVFGINMACCPLKSQESFVNLGVVLNHAMTGQVSEKLPFGFCARSGKHIECLLCVSKKLNSEGSVTGVFCFLQLASPELQQALHVQRLSEQTAVKRLKELSYIRRQIRNPLAGIIFSRKMMEDTELGAEQQRLLHTSAQCQHQLNKILDDSDLDTIIDGYLDLEMVEFTLHEVLNAAVSQVMIKSNAKSVRIVHNAAEDIMTETLYGDSLRLQQVIADFLAVSVSFMPTGGQLTIEANLTKDRLGQSVQLVHLELRITHAGGGIPEGLLNQMFGNNGDISEEGISLLISSKLVKLMNGDVRYLREEGRSTFMISVELAAAHKM encoded by the exons ATGTCTTCTTCTAGACCTAGTAACTCATCAAGCAATCCAGGGCGGTCTAGACACAGCTCTAGAATCATTGCTCAGACAACTGTTGATGCAAAGATTCATGCCGATTTTGAGGAATCGGGTGGTTCCTTTGACTACTCGAACTCAGTCCGTGTTGGCAGTTCAGTTGGTGGAGATCAACAACCTAGGTCCGACAAAGTGACCACTGCTTATCTCCATAACATACAGAAAGGCAAGACGATCCAACCGTTTGGATGCTTGCTAGCCTTGGATGAGAAGACTTTCAAGGTCATTGCATACAGTGCGAATGCCCCTGAAATGCTGACGACAGTCAATCATGCAGTCCCAAGCGTCGGGGAATCCCCTGTTCTTGGCATAGGAACAGATATAAGAACAATTTTTACCGCCCCTAGTGCCTCTGCACTGCATAAGGCCCTCGGATTTGGAGAGGTTTCTCTCTTAAATCCCATCTTAGTTCATTGCAAGACCTCTGGCAAGCCTTTCTATGCAATAACTCATCGAGTAACGGGCAGTTTGATCATTGACTTTGAGCCCGTGAAGCCATATGAAGTGCCTATGACTGCTGCTGGGGCGCTGCAATCGTACAAGCTTGCTGCCAAAGCAATTGCCAGATTGCAGTCTTTGCCTAGCGGGAGCATGGAGAGGCTTTGTGATACAATGGTCCAAGAGGTTTTTGAACTCACCGGTTATGACAGGGTGATGACTTATAAATTTCATGATGATGATCACGGAGAAGTGGTCTCTGAGCTTACGAAGCCTGGCCTGGAGCCATATCTAGGGTTGCATTATCCATCCACTGACATACCTCAGGCTGCACGGTTCCTATTTATGAAGAATAAGGTCCGCATGATTGTCGATTGTCGTGCGAAACTTGTGAAGGTGTTTCAAGATGAGAAGCTTCCGCTGGATCTCACATTGTGCGGTTCAACTCTGAGAGCCCCACACAGTTGCCATTTAGAATATATGAAGAATATGAATTCCATCGCATCTCTTGTTATGGCAGTAGTTGTTAATGAGGGGGATGACGAGGTGAGAGATCCTGATTCTGTTCCGcctcaaaaaagaaagagaCTTTGGGGTTTGGTAGTATGCCATAATACTAGTCCAAGATTTGTTGCTTTCCCTCTCAGGTATGCCTGTGAGTTTTTAACTCAAGTGTTTGCAATACATGTCAATAAGGAGATAGAGATGGAAGATCAGATGGTTGAGAAGAACATCCTGCGCACCCAAACGCTGTTGTGTGATATGTTATTACGAGATGCACCCCTAGGTATTATGTCACAGAGCCCTAATGTTATGGATCTAGTGAAATGTGATGGAGCTGCCCTATTGTACAAGAACAAGGTATGGAGACTTGGAATGACTCCGAGTGACTTTCAGCTTCATGACATAGCTTCATGGCTCTCCGAGTACCATATGGATTCTACGGGTTTGAGTACAGATAGCTTGTATGATGCAGGATTCCCTGGGGCTCTTGCTCTTGGTGATGTAGTATGTGGAATGGCAGCTGTGTGGATAACTTCCAAGGACGTGCTCTTTTGGCTTCGATCCCACACTGCTGCAGAAATTCGATGGGGTGGTGCAAAACATGAAACAGGTGAGAAAGATGATGGTTCTAAAATGCACCCTAGATCATCATTCAAGGCTTTCCTTGAAGTTGTCAAGACGAGGAGCTTGCCTTGGAAGGACTATGAAATGGATGCAATTCATTCTTTGCAGCTTATTCTGAGGAATGCTTTCAAAGATGTTGAAACTACCTTGGAAGCAAACACCAAAGCAATCAATGTAAGGCTTAGTGACCTCAAACTTGAAGGGATGGAAGAACTGGAAGCTGTGACAAGTGAGATGGTCCGTTTAATTGAAACAGCCACGGTTCCAATTTTGGCTGTTGATGTTGATGGGCTGGTTAATGGGTGGAATACAAAAATCAATGAGTTAACTGGTCTTCCTGTTGATGAAGCAATCGGAAAGCATTTGCTCACACTCGTGGAGGATTCTTCGACTAGCGTGGTGAAGAAAATGTTGGACTCGGCATTGCATG GCAAAGAGGAACAAAACATCCAATTCGAGATAAAAACACATGGTTCTAGGGCTGATCTTGGTCCCATCAGCTTAGTTGTGAATGCTTGTGCAAGTAGAGACATTCGGGAAAATGTTGTGGGTGTGTGTTTTGTGGCACAGGATATCACTGGTCAGAAGAATGTGATGGACAAATTCACCCGGATCGAGGGTGATTACAAAGCGATTGTACAAAACCCTAGCCCCTTGATTCCCCCAATATTTGGTACAGATGAATTTGGCTGGTGTTCTGAGTGGAATTCAGCAATGACAAAGTTAACAGGGTGGAAACGAGAGGAGGTAATGGATAAAATGCTTCTGGGAGAGGTTTTTGGGATCAACATGGCATGTTGTCCTCTCAAGAGCCAAGAATCTTTCGTAAATCTTGGTGTTGTACTTAACCATGCCATGACAGGCCAGGTGTCCGAAAAGCTTCCCTTTGGTTTCTGTGCTCGTAGTGGAAAACACATAGAATGCCTGCTGTGCGTGAGTAAGAAATTGAACAGTGAGGGCTCAGTCACTGGGGTCTTTTGCTTCTTGCAGCTTGCTAGCCCAGAGCTGCAACAAGCACTTCATGTCCAACGCTTATCAGAACAAACTGCTGTGAAGAGATTGAAGGAATTGTCTTATATTAGAAGGCAGATCCGGAATCCTTTAGCCGGTATAATATTTTCTCGGAAAATGATGGAGGATACTGAGTTGGGAGCAGAACAACAACGGCTTCTGCATACGAGCGCCCAGTGCCAGCACCAGCTCAACAAAATACTGGATGATTCAGATCTTGATACCATCATTGATGG CTACCTGGACCTGGAGATGGTCGAGTTTACATTGCATGAAGTACTGAATGCCGCTGTCAGTCAAGTCATGATTAAGAGCAATGCCAAGAGCGTCCGCATTGTCCACAATGCAGCGGAAGATATCATGACTGAGACGTTATATGGGGATAGTCTTAGGCTTCAACAAGTCATAGCTGATTTCTTAGCCGTATCAGTTAGTTTTATGCCAACTGGAGGCCAGCTTACTATCGAAGCTAATTTGACCAAAGATCGGTTAGGACAATCCGTTCAGCTCGTGCATTTGGAGCTCAG GATCACACACGCCGGTGGTGGGATTCCAGAAGGATTGCTGAACCAGATGTTTGGAAACAACGGAGACATATCTGAGGAGGGCATTAGCCTGCTCATCAGCAGTAAACTAGTGAAGCTCATGAATGGAGACGTACGGTATCTTAGGGAAGAAGGCAggtcaaccttcatgatatccGTAGAACTCGCTGCGGCACACAAGATGTAA